The following coding sequences lie in one Primulina huaijiensis isolate GDHJ02 chromosome 2, ASM1229523v2, whole genome shotgun sequence genomic window:
- the LOC140971222 gene encoding uncharacterized protein, whose protein sequence is MAFDGSGCSGSTSGITEHVLKRTPWTSAEDKILKEYVSKHGEGNWDSVKERSGLDKSGKSCRNRWANYLRPNLRKGAFSAKEEELIIALHGKLGNKWTRIAAQLPGRTDNEVKNYWNIRMKKCQRVGLEIHHPQQMCQINQPLTSSPLPTFSSLFASDPNFLCFSDPVMSPSPNDPLPNMLDKSYSANDLMFARDNDGGMALSLMASNELLSSPTLVTMPSVKQILPNSFLPVVPVQENCLNFCFNPCLNEGVLGLPSMQSPEMVTSTLKPFPSDNVIATPNNATGDLEVMESEILQGTGDMASGSGINFIDELSGLLDNFPLVVPIPEWDDLHPRQCFDSSREH, encoded by the exons ATGGCTTTTGACGGATCTGGATGCTCAGGATCAACATCTGGAATAACCGAACATGTGCTAAAGAGAACGCCATGGACTTCAGCAGAAGATAAGATTCTGAAGGAGTACGTAAGCAAACATGGTGAGGGAAACTGGGATTCTGTTAAAGAGAGATCTGGACTCGATAAATCAGGAAAAAGCTGTAGAAACAGATGGGCCAATTATTTGAGGCCTAATCTGAGGAAAGGCGCATTTTCTGCTAAGGAAGAAGAACTTATTATTGCGCTTCATGGGAAACTTGGTAACAAATGGACTCGCATCGCTGCTCAG CTTCCTGGTAGAACAGACAACGAGGTCAAGAATTACTGGAATATCAGAATGAAGAAATGCCAACGTGTGGGTCTGGAGATTCACCACCCTCAGCAAATGTGTCAAATAAATCAGCCCCTAACTTCTTCACCATTACcaacattttcatcactttttgCTTCAGAtccaaattttttatgtttctcCGATCCGGTCATGTCACCATCACCAAATGATCCTTTACCGAACATGCTTGATAAATCTTACTCCGCTAATGATTTGATGTTTGCTCGAGACAACGATGGTGGTATGGCCTTGTCATTGATGGCCTCGAACGAATTGCTTTCTTCACCCACTTTGGTTACAATGCCTTCCGTCAAACAGATCTTACCAAATTCATTTTTGCCTGTGGTACCAGTTCAAGAAAATTGTCTTAATTTTTGCTTCAATCCATGCCTAAACGAGGGAGTTTTAGGCCTTCCATCCATGCAATCACCAGAAATGGTCACATCAACTCTTAAACCTTTTCCTAGTGATAATGTGATTGCCACCCCAAATAATGCTACTGGGGATTTAGAGGTGATGGAATCAGAAATTCTGCAAG GCACGGGAGACATGGCATCGGGGTCCGGCATCAATTTTATAGATGAACTGTCCGGGCTTCTAGACAATTTCCCATTAGTTGTGCCGATCCCCGAATGGGATGATTTACATCCACGCCAATGTTTTGATTCGTCGCGCGAACATTGA